The following coding sequences are from one Kosakonia sp. H02 window:
- the serC gene encoding 3-phosphoserine/phosphohydroxythreonine transaminase has translation MTQVFNFSSGPAVLPADVLKQAQQELRDWQGLGTSVMEISHRGKEFIQVAEEAEKDFRELLNIPSNYKVLFCHGGGRGQFAGVPLNLLGDKTTADYVDAGYWAASAVKEAKKYCTPNVIDAKTTVDGLRAVKPMHDWQLSDNAAYLHYCPNETIDGIAIDETPDFGDTIVAADFSSTILSRPIDVSRFGVIYAGAQKNIGPAGLTLVIVREDLLGKAHQACPSILDYTVLNENDSMFNTPPTFAWYLSGLVFKWLKKQGGVAAMDAINQQKADLLYGVIDRSDFYRNDVAKANRSRMNVPFQLADSALDKVFLEESFAAGLHALKGHRVVGGMRASIYNAMPLAGVQALTDFMVDFERRHG, from the coding sequence ATGACTCAGGTCTTCAATTTTAGTTCTGGCCCGGCAGTATTACCGGCGGATGTGCTCAAACAGGCGCAACAGGAATTACGCGACTGGCAAGGTCTTGGTACGTCGGTGATGGAAATCAGCCACCGTGGCAAAGAGTTTATCCAGGTGGCGGAAGAGGCAGAAAAGGATTTTCGTGAACTGCTGAATATTCCCTCCAACTATAAGGTTTTGTTCTGTCACGGTGGCGGTCGCGGCCAGTTTGCAGGCGTACCGCTGAACCTGCTGGGCGATAAAACCACTGCCGATTACGTTGATGCTGGCTACTGGGCCGCCAGCGCGGTGAAAGAAGCGAAAAAATATTGCACACCCAATGTGATCGACGCCAAAACCACCGTTGACGGCCTGCGCGCGGTAAAACCGATGCATGACTGGCAACTAAGCGACAATGCTGCTTATTTGCATTACTGCCCGAACGAAACCATCGACGGGATCGCCATCGACGAAACCCCGGATTTTGGCGATACGATCGTGGCCGCCGATTTCTCTTCAACGATTCTCTCTCGCCCCATTGATGTCAGCCGTTTTGGTGTTATCTACGCTGGTGCGCAGAAAAACATCGGCCCGGCGGGGCTGACGCTGGTCATTGTCCGTGAAGATCTGCTTGGCAAAGCGCATCAGGCTTGCCCGTCAATTCTTGACTACACCGTACTCAATGAAAATGACTCAATGTTCAATACGCCGCCAACTTTTGCCTGGTATCTCTCAGGCCTGGTCTTTAAATGGCTGAAAAAACAGGGCGGCGTGGCCGCAATGGATGCTATCAACCAACAAAAAGCCGATTTGCTGTATGGCGTTATCGACCGCAGCGATTTCTATCGCAATGATGTGGCGAAGGCCAACCGCTCCCGTATGAACGTGCCTTTCCAACTGGCGGACAGCGCGCTGGATAAAGTTTTCCTGGAAGAGTCTTTCGCCGCCGGGCTGCACGCGCTGAAAGGCCATCGTGTGGTGGGTGGTATGCGCGCCTCTATTTATAATGCAATGCCGCTGGCTGGCGTACAGGCGCTGACCGACTTTATGGTGGACTTCGAGCGCCGTCACGGCTAA
- the ycaO gene encoding 30S ribosomal protein S12 methylthiotransferase accessory factor YcaO, translating into MTQTFIPGKDAALEDSIARFQQKLTDLGFTIEEASWLNPVPNVWSVHIRDKECALCFTNGKGATKKAALASALGEYFERLSTNYFFADFWLGDAIAQGPFVHYPNEKWFPLPEDDSLPEGILDARLRAYYDPENELAAGMLIDLQSGNEERGICALPFTRQSDEQTVYIPMNIVGNLYVSNGMSAGNTRNEARVQGLSEVFERHIKNRIIAESISLPEIPQAVLARYPGVVEAIAKLEAEGFPIFAYDGSLGGKYPVICVVLFNPANGTCFASFGAHPDFGVALERTVTELLQGRSLKDLDVFTPPTFDDEEVAEHANLETHFIDSSGLISWDLFKQDADYPFVDWSFAGTTEEEFATLMSIFQAEDKEVYIADYEHLGVYACRILVPGMSDIYPAEDLWLANNAMGSHLRETLLSLPGSEWEREDYLNLIAQLDDEGHDDFTRVRELLGLATGKDNGWYTLRIGELKAMLALAGGDLDQALAWTEWTIEFNASIFSAERANYYRCLQTLLLLALEEEREPLQYLNAFVRMYGAQAVEAASAALSGEAPFYGLQPADGTLQAFPAHQSLLAAYEKLQRAKVAYWDK; encoded by the coding sequence ATGACTCAAACATTTATTCCCGGCAAAGATGCCGCGCTGGAAGATTCCATCGCCCGCTTCCAGCAAAAGCTCACCGATCTTGGTTTTACTATCGAAGAAGCCTCCTGGCTAAATCCTGTGCCGAACGTCTGGTCTGTGCATATTCGCGATAAAGAGTGCGCGCTGTGCTTTACCAACGGCAAAGGCGCAACGAAAAAAGCCGCACTGGCCTCCGCGTTAGGTGAATACTTCGAGCGTCTTTCCACTAACTACTTCTTTGCTGACTTCTGGCTGGGCGACGCTATCGCACAGGGGCCGTTTGTTCATTATCCCAATGAGAAGTGGTTCCCGCTGCCGGAGGATGACTCTCTGCCGGAAGGCATTCTCGATGCGCGTTTGCGTGCGTACTACGATCCAGAAAACGAACTGGCCGCCGGTATGCTGATTGATTTGCAATCCGGCAACGAAGAACGCGGCATCTGCGCCCTGCCGTTCACCCGCCAGTCTGATGAGCAGACGGTGTATATTCCGATGAATATCGTCGGCAACCTGTATGTCTCCAACGGCATGTCCGCCGGTAACACCCGCAATGAAGCGCGTGTGCAAGGGTTGTCTGAAGTTTTCGAACGTCACATTAAAAACCGCATTATCGCAGAGAGCATCAGCCTGCCGGAGATCCCGCAAGCAGTGCTGGCGCGCTATCCGGGCGTGGTTGAAGCCATTGCCAAACTGGAAGCTGAAGGTTTCCCAATCTTCGCTTACGACGGCTCGCTGGGCGGTAAATACCCGGTTATCTGCGTGGTGTTGTTCAACCCGGCAAACGGTACGTGCTTCGCCTCTTTTGGCGCACACCCGGACTTCGGCGTGGCGCTGGAGCGTACCGTGACCGAGCTGTTGCAGGGCCGCAGCCTGAAAGATCTGGATGTCTTTACGCCACCGACCTTTGATGACGAAGAAGTGGCGGAACATGCGAACCTCGAAACGCACTTCATCGACTCAAGCGGTTTGATCTCCTGGGATCTCTTCAAGCAGGACGCCGATTATCCGTTTGTTGACTGGAGCTTTGCGGGCACGACAGAAGAAGAGTTCGCCACGCTGATGAGCATCTTCCAGGCAGAAGATAAAGAAGTGTATATCGCCGATTACGAGCATCTGGGCGTCTATGCCTGCCGTATTCTGGTGCCGGGCATGTCTGATATCTATCCGGCGGAAGATTTGTGGCTGGCAAATAACGCCATGGGCAGCCATCTGCGGGAAACCCTCCTCTCTCTGCCGGGCAGTGAGTGGGAGAGAGAAGATTACCTCAATCTGATTGCGCAACTGGATGATGAAGGTCACGACGACTTTACCCGCGTGCGCGAGCTGCTGGGGCTGGCGACCGGCAAAGATAACGGCTGGTACACCCTGCGTATTGGCGAGTTGAAAGCGATGCTGGCGCTGGCCGGTGGCGATCTCGATCAGGCGCTCGCCTGGACCGAATGGACTATCGAATTCAACGCCTCTATCTTCAGTGCGGAACGCGCAAACTACTACCGTTGCCTGCAAACCTTACTCCTGCTGGCGCTGGAAGAGGAACGCGAGCCGCTGCAATATCTCAACGCTTTTGTGCGCATGTATGGCGCACAGGCGGTGGAAGCAGCAAGCGCCGCGCTCAGCGGCGAAGCGCCATTCTATGGTTTGCAACCCGCCGACGGAACATTGCAGGCGTTTCCGGCACATCAATCTTTGTTAGCCGCTTACGAAAAATTACAACGTGCGAAAGTCGCTTACTGGGATAAGTAA
- the aroA gene encoding 3-phosphoshikimate 1-carboxyvinyltransferase, whose protein sequence is MESLTLQPIARVDGTINLPGSKSVSNRALLLAAFARGTTVLTNLLDSDDVRHMLNALNALGVHYTLSADRTRCEVIGFGGPLQSAEKLELFLGNAGTAMRPLAAALCLGTNDLVLTGEPRMKERPIGHLVDALRQGGAKIDYLEQENYPPLRLRGGFTGGNVSVDGSVSSQFLTALLMTAPLAPQDTVIAIKGDLVSKPYIDITLHLMKTFGVEVENQQYQRFVVRGGQHYQSPGQYLVEGDASSASYFLAAAAIKGGTVKVTGIGRNSVQGDIRFADVLEKMGATVVWGDDYIACTRGELNAIDMDMNHIPDAAMTIATAALFAKGTTTLRNIYNWRVKETDRLFAMATELRKVGATVEEGEDFIRVTPPAKLQFADISTYNDHRMAMCFSLVALSDTPVTILDPKCTAKTFPDYFEQLARISTLA, encoded by the coding sequence ATGGAATCCCTGACGTTACAACCCATCGCGCGGGTAGATGGCACCATCAATCTGCCTGGTTCGAAAAGTGTCTCAAACCGCGCCTTGCTGCTTGCCGCATTTGCTCGTGGTACGACCGTGCTGACCAACTTGCTGGACAGCGACGATGTGCGCCATATGCTCAATGCCCTTAATGCGCTGGGAGTTCATTACACCTTATCCGCCGATCGCACCCGCTGCGAAGTGATCGGCTTTGGCGGCCCACTGCAATCGGCGGAAAAACTCGAACTGTTTCTCGGCAACGCCGGAACGGCAATGCGTCCGCTGGCGGCTGCATTGTGCCTGGGCACAAATGATTTAGTGCTGACCGGTGAACCGCGCATGAAAGAGCGGCCGATTGGACATCTGGTCGACGCGCTGCGCCAGGGCGGGGCAAAAATCGATTATCTTGAGCAGGAAAATTATCCGCCTCTGCGCCTGCGTGGTGGTTTCACTGGCGGTAATGTTAGCGTCGATGGCAGCGTTTCCAGCCAGTTCTTAACGGCATTGCTGATGACCGCGCCGCTTGCACCGCAGGATACCGTAATTGCAATTAAAGGCGATTTGGTCTCTAAACCCTATATTGATATCACCTTGCACCTGATGAAAACATTCGGAGTTGAGGTCGAAAACCAGCAATACCAGCGTTTCGTTGTGCGCGGCGGCCAGCATTATCAGTCGCCTGGTCAGTATCTGGTGGAAGGCGATGCCTCTTCAGCCTCTTATTTTCTTGCCGCTGCGGCAATTAAAGGTGGCACGGTGAAAGTGACAGGTATTGGCCGCAACAGTGTGCAGGGCGATATCCGTTTCGCTGATGTGCTGGAAAAAATGGGTGCGACGGTGGTCTGGGGTGATGACTATATTGCCTGTACGCGCGGCGAATTGAACGCTATTGATATGGATATGAACCATATCCCGGATGCGGCAATGACTATCGCCACTGCGGCGCTGTTTGCCAAAGGCACCACGACGTTACGTAACATCTATAACTGGCGTGTGAAAGAGACCGACCGTTTGTTCGCGATGGCGACTGAGTTGCGTAAAGTCGGCGCGACGGTGGAGGAGGGCGAGGATTTTATCCGCGTGACGCCACCGGCAAAATTACAGTTTGCCGACATTAGCACCTATAACGACCACCGTATGGCAATGTGCTTCTCGCTGGTGGCGCTGTCGGATACGCCGGTGACCATTCTCGACCCGAAATGTACGGCAAAAACATTTCCAGATTATTTCGAACAATTAGCCCGCATTAGCACGCTGGCGTAA
- a CDS encoding DUF421 domain-containing protein, with the protein MKAFDLHRMALDKVPLDFLWEVSLRSLYTFVLVFLFLKITGRRGVRQMSLFEVLIILTLGSAAGDVAFYDDVPMLPVLVVFITLALLYRLVMWLMSHSEKLEDLLEGKPVVIVQDGELAWEKLHEENLTEFEFFMELRTNGVEQLGQVRLAIMETNGQLSVYYFTDEEVKPGLCILPEGCSERFTEVPEEGNYVCVRCSKIVMLHVGEEKACPRCGNPEWSKASRAIRVT; encoded by the coding sequence ATGAAAGCGTTTGACCTGCATCGTATGGCGCTTGACAAGGTCCCACTGGATTTCTTGTGGGAAGTCTCGCTACGTAGCCTGTATACCTTCGTCCTGGTCTTCCTGTTTCTCAAAATCACCGGCCGGCGCGGTGTACGGCAGATGTCGCTGTTTGAGGTATTGATTATTCTGACATTAGGGTCAGCGGCAGGGGATGTGGCGTTTTATGATGATGTTCCGATGCTGCCGGTGCTGGTGGTTTTCATTACGCTGGCATTACTTTACCGCCTGGTAATGTGGCTGATGTCCCATAGCGAAAAGCTCGAAGATTTACTGGAAGGCAAACCGGTGGTCATTGTGCAGGACGGCGAGCTGGCATGGGAAAAATTGCATGAAGAGAACCTGACTGAATTCGAGTTTTTTATGGAGCTGCGCACAAATGGGGTCGAACAGTTAGGGCAAGTCCGGCTGGCGATTATGGAAACCAACGGGCAGCTTAGCGTGTATTACTTTACCGATGAGGAAGTCAAACCCGGCCTGTGTATTTTGCCGGAAGGCTGTAGCGAGCGGTTCACTGAAGTCCCCGAAGAAGGGAATTACGTGTGTGTACGGTGCAGTAAAATTGTCATGTTGCATGTCGGCGAAGAGAAAGCCTGTCCGCGCTGTGGAAATCCGGAATGGTCGAAGGCCAGCAGGGCAATTCGCGTGACATAA